In a genomic window of Helianthus annuus cultivar XRQ/B chromosome 10, HanXRQr2.0-SUNRISE, whole genome shotgun sequence:
- the LOC110884271 gene encoding gibberellin 2-beta-dioxygenase 2 encodes MFLSSSSPLRTKKTQAIGIPVIDLSLDTTTLSHHIIAACQDYGFFKLVNHGVPIQVISKMEEAVNGFFSKPSSEKVKVKANPPSPFGYGCRNIGFNGDVGELEYILLQANSLSTCSDNVSVVANQPTNFRCAVDDYIQAVKELTSELLEILALGLSLPDTNVISRLIQDVDSDSCFRVNHYPGVKPESNQAKPDHRIGFGEHSDPQIFTILRSNDVPGLQISTVDGLWIPVTTEPTDFCVFVGDVLEVLTNGRFKSVRHRVMANKSNMSRMSMMYFAAPSLNEWISPIPQLISPGNLRLYKSFTWNEYKKAAYSLRLGDQRIDLFKCQSTL; translated from the exons ATGTTTCTCTCTTCTTCTTCCCCGTTAAGAACCAAGAAAACCCAAGCCATCGGGATCCCCGTCATCGACCTCTCACTCGACACCACCACGTTGTCCCACCACATCATCGCTGCGTGTCAAGATTATGGTTTCTTTAAGCTTGTGAACCACGGAGTCCCCATCCAAGTCATCTCCAAAATGGAGGAAGCCGTTAACGGGTTCTTCTCCAAACCCTCATCCGAAAAGGTCAAAGTCAAAGCTAACCCACCTAGCCCGTTCGGCTATGGTTGTCGAAACATTGGTTTTAATGGGGATGTAGGCGAACTAGAGTACATTCTCCTTCAAGCTAACTCTCTTTCCACATGCTCAGACAACGTTAGTGTCGTCGCTAATCAACCAACAAATTTCAG ATGTGCTGTGGACGATTACATCCAAGCAGTGAAAGAATTAACATCTGAGTTGTTGGAAATATTGGCACTCGGTCTTTCTTTACCCGACACAAACGTTATCAGTCGTTTGATTCAAGATGTCGATAGTGATTCGTGTTTTCGAGTCAATCATTACCCTGGGGTCAAGCCTGAGTCCAATCAAGCAAAACCCGATCATCGGATTGGGTTTGGAGAGCATTCAGACCCTCAGATATTTACCATTTTGAGATCTAACGACGTGCCTGGCCTTCAGATTTCTACCGTTGATGGATTGTGGATACCGGTCACAACTGAGCCTACTGACTTTTGTGTGTTCGTTGGTGATGTCCTAGAA GTTTTGACGAATGGGAGATTTAAAAGTGTAAGACACAGAGTAATGGCAAATAAGTCAAACATGTCAAGAATGTCTATGATGTATTTCGCGGCACCATCTTTGAACGAATGGATATCACCGATCCCACAATTGATCTCGCCGGGAAACCTAAGACTTTACAAGTCATTTACATGGAACGAATACAAAAAAGCCGCGTATTCCCTACGTCTAGGAGATCAAAGGATCGATCTTTTTAAGTGTCAATCAACGTTATGA
- the LOC110880843 gene encoding DNA-directed RNA polymerase I subunit 2-like, which yields MPFSGVTGMRPDLIINPHAFPSRMTIAMLLESIAAKGGSLHGKFVDATPFSSSVNKSDESEGDPLVNELFSMLTARGFNYSGTEVLYSGVYGKELKCEIFIGPVYFQRLRHMVSDKFQVRSTGTADQVRR from the coding sequence ATGCCGTTTTCTGGAGTTACCGGAATGCGACCCGATCTTATTATCAATCCTCACGCATTTCCTTCTAGAATGACTATTGCAATGCTTCTAGAATCTATTGCTGCAAAGGGAGGCTCGTTACATGGGAAATTTGTGGACGCGACACCTTTCTCAAGCTCGGTTAATAAGTCCGATGAAAGTGAGGGGGACCCACTTGTGAATGAACTTTTCTCCATGTTAACTGCTCGCGGATTTAACTACTCTGGTACTGAAGTCTTGTACAGTGGAGTTTATGGGAAAGAGTTAAAATGTGAGATTTTTATTGGTCCGGTTTATTTTCAAAGACTGAGGCATATGGTTTCCGACAAGTTCCAGGTTAGATCAACTGGAACAGCGGATCAAGTGAGGAGGTGA
- the LOC110880992 gene encoding LOW QUALITY PROTEIN: 40S ribosomal protein S4 (The sequence of the model RefSeq protein was modified relative to this genomic sequence to represent the inferred CDS: inserted 1 base in 1 codon) — protein sequence MARGLKKHMKRLNAPKHWMLDKLGGAFAPKPSFGPHKSKECLPLILILRNRLKYALTYREVQSIFLQRHVIVDNKVRTDKTYPAGFMDVVSIPKTNESFRLLYDTKGRFRLHSIRDEELKFKLCKVHSVQFGSKGITYINTYDDRTIRYPDPLIKANDTIKLDLESNKIVXFIKFDVGNVVMVTGGRNTGRVGILKNREKPKGSYM from the exons ATG GCTAGAGGGCTAAAGAAGCATATGAAGAGGCTCAATGCTCCCAAGCATTGGATGCTTGACAAACTTGGTGGCGCTTTC GCTCCTAAACCATCGTTTGGGCCTCATAAATCTAAGGAATGCTTGCCGTTGATCCTCATACTGAGGAACCGGTTGAAGTATGCCTTGACTTACCGTGAGGTTCAATCTATTTTTCTGCAACGACATGTGATTGTTGACAACAAGGTCAGGACCGACAAGACTTACCCTGCTGGTTTCATGG ATGTTGTTTCTATTCCCAAGACCAATGAAAGCTTCCGTCTTCTTTATGACACAAAGGGTAGATTTAGACTGCACTCAATCAGAGACGAGGAATTAAAG TTTAAATTGTGCAAGGTTCATTCAGTTCAGTTTGGTTCAAAGGGAATTACATACATCAACACCTATGATGATCGAACCATTCGTTACCCCGACCCACTCATCAAAGCTAATGACACCATCAAGCTTGATCTAGAATCAAACAAGATTG GATTCATCAAATTTGATGTTGGTAATGTTGTTATGGTAACTGGTGGACGAAACACTGGCCGAGTTGGAATCCTTAAGAACCGGGAAAAACCTAAGGGCAGCTACATGTAA